The Candidatus Curtissbacteria bacterium sequence ATCACCCTCGCCGTAGACATTCCCAAAACGCGTGACAACAACCGGCAAGTTGTAAGTTTTAAAATAAGACCTTGCAATTAAATCTGCTGAGGACTTAGACACTTCATAAGGATGATCGCCCGAGATGGGATTTTTCTCACTTACCCTCGGCAGCTTGCCGTATGCCTTGTCTGTTGACGTAAACAAGACGCCCTCCACCTTTCCATACAGCCTGCAAGACTCAAGAACATTTGTGGTACCAACAACATTCGAAATAACAGTTTGCCGGGGGTTATGAAAGGCGGCATCAACTGTAGTTACGGCAGCAAGATGAAAAACCAAATCGATTTCATTTTTGGTGATGACGGAATTTATATGATCAAAATTCCCAATATCACAATATTCAAAAACTACTTTCTCGTCAAGCTTTTGTTGAAGGAAATAAGATTTTGGGTGTATCAGCAAATCTGTTACAAAAACATTGCACCCCAGATTCACCAACCGTTCTACTAAATGTCCTCCGTAAAAACCGCAGCCTCCGGTGACTAATACATTTTTCCCCCTTAGCGCCATATTTTCCAGGCAGGATTTTCCCTCCACATCTCGTTTAAATCGTTCATGTCCTGGTAAGTATCCATCGCGTGGAAAAATCCGCGATGCTCATACAAAGCTAATTGTCTCTTACTAACAAGTGGCTCAAAAACTTCTTCAATCATCGAATCTGGTTTTATGTAGTTGAACACACCCTTTTTAAAAACCATAAACCCTCCGTTGATCAATTGTCTTATCTTGGCCTTTTTCTCAAAATCGCTAACTAGGCCGTCTCCGTTGGCATCCAGACCTCCATATTTGAGTTGCGGATAAACACCAGTCACGGTCCCAAGTGTTTTTTTACGCATATGAAATTTAACTAAATCGCGGATGTTGATGTCGGAAAGCCCGTCACCATAAGTCACCATAAAATAATTCCCATCTATATAATTCTTAACTCTTCTTAACCTCTCACCTGTCTTCGATTCAAGGCCAGTGTCGACAAAGGTAATATTCATTTTCTCCAGCAAACCGTTCTTGTGCTTTACCTTATGCGTTGAAGTATTTATCGTGAAGTCGTTATCGTAGTATTTCTTATTTATAAAATAATCTTTTACTAAGTTACCTTTGTATCCCAGGGCAATGATAAAATCATTAAACCCCCAGTGTGAGTACATTTTCAAAATGTGCCAGAGAATTGGCCTTCCGCCGACTTCGACCATAGGCTTTGGTTTAAATTCTGTTTCCTCTTTTAACCTGTAACCTATGCCTCCGCAAAGAATAACCGTTTTAATTTTTGCCATTCTTGTCTAAAACTTTTTTAACTAATTTCGCTATCGAGCCAGAATCTAATTGGTGGTGTTTCAAAACATCCAAATTTTGGCCGCACACGGGAACTTCTTTCAAGCCAAGTGAAATTAACTTTTCAGGCCGCACCTTAAGTTTTAAAATCGCAGAAGCAATCATGTCCCCCTGACCCATTTTCAAATAGTGATTATCTATTGTAAAAATTACCGGGAATTTTGCAACAACCTTTTTCAGCCAGTTGCTATCAATCTCATTTAGCCAGGGTAAATTATACACGCCAACAGACAAATTTTGAGCAACAACGCTACGGGCAGCTTTATATGCTTCACTAAGCATCACAGGACCATAAGAAATAATAGCGACATCGTGGCCCTTCAAAATCTCAACTCCACGACCTTTTTGGAGATGATAATTTGCACGTAGACTGTAAGGAATTTGACAAGGGACGCTGACGAGCCTTATATAGGTGCTTCCGCTATTTTTTTCGACCGCCCACCTTATGGCGATTCGAGCCTCTTGCTCACACGAAGGTTCAATGATTGTAAGATTAGGTATGCTTCCGAGAGTTGAAATATCTCTCACACTTTGATGGGAGTGACCGGGACCACCGGGAACAAGACCAGCAAGCGACCCAACATAAATAATTTTTGTATTTTCCGTCGCATTGTTGTAAATTTGCTCATTCGGTCTTGTAGATAAAAAACAAGCAAAAGAGTGAACAACGGGCAACTTCCCTGACAACGCAAGTCCTCCGGCCATAGAAGCCATATGTTGTTCCGCGATTCCGCACTCAATATACCTTTGCGGGAATTTATTTTTAAACGGTATAAGTCCGGTGTCTAAAACCAGATCCGCGTCCATGGCTATGATGTTTTTATTTCTTCTTGAAATTTTTACAAGTTCATCCCCATACGCTGTAACTAACCTTTGTGGTTTTTCAAAAACAGTTCTTACGGGCAGATCTGTTGTGTCAAATTTAATTGCCTTCAGCCCAAATTTCTCCAGTTTCAAATTTATTCTTTTTGCGATTTCCTTTTGCGCACTCAAATAAATTTCAATAGCAGGCGCCCCGCTGTGAAATTTGTAATATCCGTCTTCTCCCACCTTTTCCATAAACGAAACACCCTTGCCTTTTACCGTATCGGCAATTAGGATTTGTGGTTTATTCTTGACCTTTGCAAATTTATCAAACACTCTCTTAAGCTGGCCAAAATCATGACCGCTGCATCTTTCAACTTCCCAACCAAACGCTTTTAATTTACCTTCTAGGTCTCCAAGATCACTAACGTCTCTAACCCAGGTATCGGATTGGATTTTATTGTGGTCGACAATTACCGTGATCTCATTAAATTTTCCGTTTACGGCAGGTTGAAGCGATTCCCAAAAAGCGCCTTCTTGCAATTCTCCATCGCCACACATAACGTAAACCTTCCCGGATTTACCGTCCATTCTCCTTGCCTTCACCATTCCCATCGCTTTCGAAACACCCATCCCCAAAGAACCAGTATTTGCAGCAATATAAGGCGTATTCACATCTGGATGACCTGGAAGGCCATCAACCTCCCTTAATTTATGGATAAAATTAAAAGAAATTCGTTCACTGCCAATCAATATACTGTATAGAGCAGGAACGTCGTGACCTTTCGAGGAAAAATAAATATCAAAATTGTTCCTCTGCCATTCGTTTGGAAACTTAAGTTGATGAAGCCACAACCAAGTTGCTATATCTATTGAGCTAAAACTGGTTCCGACGTGCCCAGATCCAGCTCTCTCTATCATATAAAGAGTATTTATTCTAAAAATATCAGAAAGTATCTGGCAAAAATGTTTGGGATTTTTTACTCGCGATTTTATTCGCTTAATTTCACCTATTGGAGTATATGATAATTTTCTATTATATTTCGAATCCTTTTTTGGCATTTACAAGTTATTTTTTAAAACTAGCTCTGCGAGCTGAAAATCAATTTCATTATCTATATCAACAGAACTGTTCTCATCAAGCATCACAAACCTTATGCGTTTACCAGTTAACAATTTATCTTTCATTAAAGTTTCGTATCTTACGGCAATAACGTCTACATGGGCAAACGCCTGCGGCAAGAGTTGTCTGGCAATATTAGAAGGCTCATTAAAACCTGTTAATTCTTTCGGCACAAAAGGTTTTAATTCCACGCCGTCAACACGCCAGAGCTTGTAAGGATGTTTAGGGGCAGTTTTAATAGTTCTTGCGGAAGTTGCTTTTTTGTCATTTAACAAAAGCTCGATACATGCGTCAATAGAGTCTGTCCTACAAAGTGGAGCAGTAGGGGGGAGACGCAAAATAATATTAGGGATCCAACCCTCATTTTTTTCAAGCCATCGAACCGCATGAGTAAGATAGGTAATATCATCCGCCCGATCGCCGGCGTACTTCTTCGGTCTTAAAAATGGGACCTCGGCCCCATAATTTTTCCCAATTTTTGCGTACTTATGACTATCAGTAGAAAGTACCAAGCGTGTAATATACTTTGATCTTTTAGCGGCCTCAATAATCCAAGCCATAAGCGGTTTTCCCAAAAGTGGTTTAATGTTTTTATTCGGAATACTTCTCGACCCGCTTCTGGCGCCGACAACTCCAAGCACTTTTAAATTTTTGCCTTTAGATATTTTCTGGGTCATGTTTTATATAAACAGTTTTCCATTCCGAATAAACATCCAGTGCCTCCGTTCCAGGTTCCCGGAACCCATTGCCGGAATTTTTAAATCCGCCAAAAGGCATGTGAGGCTCGCTACCATGAGTTGGCCCATTTATCGAAATAACACCCGCTTGTATTTCGCTTCTGAAAACTTCAGCACGATCAATGCTTTTAGTGTGAATTGCAGCAGTCAAACCATAAACTGAATTGTTTGCAAGCTTTAGGGCCTCTGCAAAATCTTTCACCCTAAAAAGAATGGTGATGGGCCCAAAAAGCTCGTCTTGCGAAATACTAGCTCTCTCATTCGCGTTTTCAATAATCGTTGGCACCATATAATACCCATTTTTATGACTGGAATCGACAAGTCGTAATCCTCCGCATAAAACTCTTACGCCTTCACTTCTAGCCTTCTCTACGGCAAGCAGCATTTGTTCTAGCTGTCCGCTATTTATAACAGGGCCTAAATCATCACTATCAGAGTTCCCTAATTTCAAATTCTTAGTTTTTACAACCAACATCTTCTTAAACTTTTCATAAACATTGTCAAAAACAATAATCCTGCTTCCGGAGGCACACCTTTGGCCTGCATTCGAAAAAGCGGAAAGAACAGCAGCATCGCAGGCTGCGTCAAGGTCAGCGTCATCGCAAACTACAAAAGGATTTTTTCCTCCAAGCTCAAGACAAACCTTTGCAAGTCTTTCTCCAGCAGTACTTTGAATATACTTTCCGACAGGAACAGAACCTGTAAAACTTACAAGGTCGACTCGGCTATCCTCAACTAAAGCTACACCGGCTTCCTCACCAAATCCCAGTATTACATTGAAAATACCTAATGGTAACCCCGCCTCTTTTAGCACCCTTGCAAACCAAATAGCGGTATATGGGGTATCTTCCGATGGTTTCATAACAGCGGCATTTCCACACAGAAGAGCGGGGTAAGCCTTCCATGCGACATTAGCAATGGGGGTGTTGGCGGCAACTATGAGGGCGCAAACCCCAATAGGGGAACGTACTGTCATCGCGAAACGATTTAAGACCGCGCTTGTTGTAGTCCTCCCGTAAAATCTTCGCCCCTCACCGCTTATAAAAAAACCAAGCTCAACTGCAGCCAATACTTCCCCCAAAGCATCTTTCAAAGATTTGCCTGTTTCAACAGACACGATCTGCGCAATCTCTTTTCTCCTCTGACCCATAATTACAGTCGCGTTTCTTAAAATTAATGATCTTTCGACAACTGAAATTTTTCTCCAACCATCAAGTGCCTTTGATGCTACAGTAATAGCCTTATCAACATCCTGACCATTTCCTCTTGCAACATCCGCAATAACTCTTCCAGAATCTGGGTTTATCTTTGAAAAAAAACGTTCTGAAGCAGAAGTAATTTCCTTATTACCTACAAAGTGAAAGATTTTCTTGGGATAAACCATACTTTAAAAAAGACTATAAAGCGGTAAAGCCACCATCAACTTTAATATTTTCTCCTGTGATGTAACGAGATGCGTCAGAGGCCATAAAAACTAATGGGCCTGCGATATCTTCACTTCGAGCCATGCGACGCAAGGGAACCCGAGCGTTAAATTTTTTAACAAAACGTCTGTCTTGATTATTGAAAACCCCACCTGGAGAAATCACATTTACCCTGACGTTATATTTGCCCCACATCACAGCAACATATTTTGTCAAATTCAAAAGAGCCGCCTTAGAGGGGCCATACATAGGTGGTTTCAAAAATGGAGGATCCACATCTATATGATCATAAAAATGTGGATCAGGGGAAACCGAAGCGTACAGCGAACCAACATTAATTATTGATCCTTTTTTTGCCCTCGCCATTTCGCTTCCAAAAACTTGAATCATTAAAAAAGCGCCGAGGACATTAACTGTCAATATTTTTTCACCTATCTCGTATGGTATATCTTCAAATTTGTATCCCTCCTGAACTTTCGTCGGAGGTTGGTCAATTCCTGCGTTATTAACAAGAATTAAAGGAAGACCGAACTTTGTCTTGCAATCTAAAAATGCTTTTTCAACTTGTTTTCTGTTTAAAACGTCTGCCCTTAAAAGACCTAACTTATTGCCATATTCTTCCTGTAGGAGCGAAAAAGTTTTTGGAATCACCGCATATTTCTGATCCACACCAACAACTGTTGCCCCAGCTTCCAGAAGGGCCCTCGACCAAACAGGCCCCAAAAGCCCAAGGGCCCCAGTAACAACGGCCACTTTCCCTTCCAGATTAAAAAGATTAAGAACTGCCATTTTTAGAAGTGACTATCAAATCGCATATTTCCCTAACCGCACCCAAACCCCCGGCTTTTTGCGTGATGTAAAGAGAAACAGCCTTTACTTCTTCGTATGCGTCTGAGACGCTAATTGGAAGTCCAACTGCAGTCATACACTCCAGATCATTAATATCATTTCCGACATAAGCAGTATTTTTGTGTTCTATGTTTAACCTTTTCAATAATTGTTCGAGAGCTAATCTTTTTTCATCTACACCGGTCAAGCATGGTATCTTTAGCTTTCTGCACCTCAACCTAACTACAGGATTTTTCTCTTTTGAAATAACCCAGGACAATATCCCTGCCTTGCGTAGCTTAGAAAGGCCGATTCCGTCGCATCTATTACACCTAACCGCCTCGCTGCCGTCTTCAAATACCCAAACAGTGTTGTCTGTAAAAACGCCATCAAAATCGAAAACTACAAGTTTGACTTCCCGGGCCCTTACACCAACAAGCTGTCGTTTAGACATACTCGAGCGTAAGTTCTTGATCAGGTCTCAAATTTACTTTCAATACTTTTCCGTAAAATTCTTCGGCGAGGTAAGGCGGAATACCTGTTCCAGGGGATTTAAATGCAAGATCGTCCTGTTTTATTTTCTGTCCCGCCAAGAGTTTTCGTGCGGCAACGACACTTTTACCCATTTTTTGCTTGCCCCCTTCCTCTTCTTCATACGCCTTCTTTATCCCGTCACCTAAAGCCTCTCTAACTCTTTTCAGATCCCTGACCAATTTTTTCATGCCAACGGGTTCCAAAGAAAAAGCATGATCTGTTCCCCTCATCGATCTGTCAAGCGTGAAATGCTTTTCAATAATTCTCGCTCCCATCGTATAAGCGACGGGGTCAACAGAAATACCATTAAAATGGTTTGAAAAACCAATAACGATATCTGGGAATTCTCTCCGGTAAGTTTCTATAACTTTTAGGTTCAATAAGTGAGCCGGAGCGGGGTAAACAGCAGTGCAATGTAGAATTGCTAGTTTTTTATTGTATTTGACAATTGTCTCGTAAGCCCGTCTGACGTCATCAAGTGTGCCCGTTCCCGTACTGACAATCATAGGTTTTTTAAACTTGGCGACGTATGAAAGTAGGGGAGTATTTGTAATATCGCCTGAAGCTATCTTAAAGCAGTCGACGTCGATGTCTTCGAGAAAGTCAGCGCTTTTGTGGTCGAATGCCGTCGCGAAAAAAATTAGTCCAAGTTTTTTTGCATGTCTTTTTAAATGGAGATACTGACGTTTACCGAACTCTAGTGCCTGTCTGTGTAAACCATAAGTCGGACCGAAGGCATTTTCGCTATTATAAGGGGAGTTAAAAAATTTTTGAGTGTATAAAAATCTATTATTTCTCTTTTGAAGTTTTACCGCATCGACCCCACAGAATTTCGCCATCTCGAACATTCTTTCACAAGTTTCGATGTCTCCTTGATGGTTATTCCCAATTTCTGCAACAACAAAACAATCCGAGCCGTCCGAAATTAATCTATCGCCGATCTGTAGTTTTCTGTTTGAGGTTACTGAAGCTTTCGGCATTGAAGTATGAAGTTGTAAACTTTACTTACAATAGTACAGAGGCAATTAAAATGCAATATGGCAACTTTATTTAGTCTGTTGATCCTAACAAAAATACAAAAAAGTAATTAAAATTAGTAAATTTGCAAAAAATAAGTTTTGAAGAAATTAACTAAAATCCCCATCCCAGCGTAAAATAGGCATTTTCGTTCCGAGGTTTTTCTTTATCATAACTACCCTGATTGGGAACAATAGAACCCTTAAAAGAGGACTTCTTTCGACACTCGATCTAAACATTCTAAATCTTGACTTTAAATAGTTTTTAATCCGAAATGTATAATAAAACTTAGCCGAACAATATTGTTTCATCAGTTCATAAGAATCACGCTCTGCAAATTTTGAATTCTTAATTATTGTGCTGTTCGCCTTTACTTTATGCACAAAAAGGTTAACCCTGCAAAATCTAACTTTCCCTCCTCTCTCTAAGGATTGGAGGGCGTAAGCGACGTCAGAACTTACTCTTGATGGATATAAGCCGATTAAGGGGATGGAACTTCGCCTCGTTATAAACCCAACTCCGCATGCACCATAATTGAAAAAGTCCTCGTAATTTTTGCCGTATTCAATACCCGGAGGAACATAAACTTGTCTTATGTTTCTGCCGATCATTTTTGATCCACCGCAGATTAATAGATCGATATCCTTATTTTTTCCCAGAACCTTAATGGCTTTTTCCATCGCCTCCGGATAAATAATATCGTCGTCGCTTATATTTTTGATATATTTTCCTCTCGCTAGCATGATCCCCTTGTTGAAGGCATGTGTAGGGCTTATATCAGGTTCGGAAATATACACATTTACAAGTTTTCTGTATTTTTTCATAAATGCAGCAGGATCAATTTTAGACAAGCTATCAACAACTATTAACTCATCTGATGAGTTCAAAAGCCCCTCGATATTTTTAAGTATTGCCTCGATCGATTTTCCTCTATTTTTAATTGTCAAAATATAGGAGATTCTTTTTTTTGAGTAGGAATCAAAACTTGGGCGCCCTTGCATCAGTGGAAATAAACTACACACGGACTAAAGTCCGTGGTTAGGCCCGGAGTCGAGTCTGACTCGACGAGGACCGCACGGCATTGTATATTTTGATATTCGCTCATAGATTCACCCTCGTCCGGGTTTAAAAGCCGAGGTTTTCTTGCTCATAATAATATCAGATCTTACTAGAAATTAAAATTGATTTATGCAAAAATAGACTTCCTGTCCTCGCTAATGTCCGACCCAGATTTTTTTCATGACATAATCTCAGATCACGTTAAGGTTGTTCTCGAACTGCCAACAGAAGAGATTAACGATTTAGCAGCCGACATTCAAGAAACTCTTAGGCGAGGCGGCAAAGTAATTTTCTTTGGTAATGGCGGTTCGGCTACTCAAGCTGCCCATTGGGCAGAGGAATTTGTCGGAAGATTTGTTAAAAAAAGAAAACCTCTCGCTTGCTTGGCACTTGGAACAAGCTCCGCCAACTTAACAGGAATCGCTAATGATTTCGGGTTCGATGAGGTATTCGCAAGAGAGTTGGAAGTTTTAGGAAACAAAAAAGACCTAGCAATAGGCGTATCAACATCTGGAAACTCGCCAAATATTTTAAACGGATTGCAAACTGCTAAGAAAAAGGGAATAAAATCCTGGATATTAACAGGCAAAAGTAAAAACAAAGCAAAAAAATTAGCAGACAAATCTCTTTCGGTCGCCTCGGACAAAACGGCAAGAATTCAAGAAATTCATGCTCTTGTAATCCACATGGTTTGCGAAAAGATTGACGAAAAAGTAAAAGCAAATTAAAGCAGCATCGAAACAGCTCTGTACAGATTTCTCGTCACAACTGTATCTTCCGGCACAGCGTATCGCCCGTCAGATAATCCGTAACCGGTTTCCACTGCAATGAACTTCAAGCCTGCTCTCTTTGCGCACTCTGCATCCACAGTCGAATCTCCGATAAAATAGCTCGAATTAAGATCAATATTAAAATCTCTTACAGCCTGTCTTATCATCCCAATTTTAGGCTTTCTGCAACTGCAGTTTATTTTCAGTTCTGCCAACTCCCGATAAAAACCTTTTTCCGGATGATGCGGGCAGTAATAAATGGCATCCACTTTTATCCCTTCTCGTCCAAGTTCCGTCTCCATTTTTTTATGGATTCTATCTAGCTCTTCCACTCTGATAAAACCTTTTGCGATAGCTGGCTGATTAGTGATTACTATCGCTAAAAAATCCGATTTATTAATCTTTTTAATAGCCTGAGCCGTAAATGGGTATAATTTAAAACTGGAAAACCTCACATTATGAGTCCCATCATGCTCATTTATTGTTCCGTCTCTGTCTAAAAAAATTGCTTTTCTTTTGTTTTTCAAATTTAATCTAGTGATCTTTCCAGAAGAATAGTCCGCTCTTACCCTTTTAAGCCTTGCGATAGTACCCACATCTTTAAGGTACTCAGGAGTGTTGTAGGCGAAGATCTTACCGCCACTCTTTAATACTGCCTCAAATATATCTTTTTCAAGATCAGATTTCTCCTTCTTCTTAATATATTTAAAGATCTCTGGCGAAAAGATGAAAATACCGGCATTAGTTAAGTTTTTAAACAACAGGCTTTTCGGATGAACTTTGTCCTTTCTTACCAGAAAAGAAATTACTTGATTGTTGGTGTCAGTCTCGACTAAATCAGAATCAAATGGGTGATCGTTCGGATGGACGACAATTGTCGCGACAGAACCTTTATGGGCTTTATGGAATTTAGTCAGGCGATAAAGATCGATATCAAGCATTACATCGCCGGAAAATAAAACAAAATCATCTTTAACAAGCAATTCGAGTTGTTTCATAGCCCCAGCCGTACCCAGTGGTACCGCTTCTGTTAAATGGTGAATCCTTAACCCCCACCTTTCACCGTCTTCGAAGTAATCTTCAATTTGGTCTCCTAAATGGCCTGAAAGAATCCAGAGGTTTTTTACCCCAGATCTTTTTAATAGAAAAATTTGATGCTCAAGAAGAGGTTTGTTACCAATTTTAATAAGAGGTTTAGGTGTATTGGATGTTAGCCTCCCTAACCTTTCACCCTTACCCCCTGCAAGTATTACAGCATCCATGTTTAAAAATCATTCGGCATCTTGTAGATTATTTGACTACCATTGCTCTCGAATTTAAATGGCACAAATAGTAGCCTCTTAAGTTTTGCCCTTACCTTTTCCTGCTCTTCAGGCTTTACAAAAAGAAGCATAAAGCCACCCCCCCCCGCTCCTAACAGTTTGCCTCCCAAAGCTCCGGCTTCTTTTGCACTCAGATAAAGGTCGTCGATAACTTTATTAGAAATTTTAGTCGTTAGGCTCCTCTTAATTGCCCACGATTCATCAAGAAGCCGACCAAAGTCCTCAATTGGCGCTTTTGTGCTAACCAATATTTTTTGAGCATCATCAACAAGTCGAAGCATTTTTTTAAGCTCTCTTTTTTTCTTCGATGTTGCCTTAATCTGGCTTTTGGCTACATCGGAAGCATTCCTGGAAAACCCGGTAAAAAAAAGCATCAAGTGGTCAAGAAGTAAATTTTGTCTACCCTGGTTCATCATAATTGGAGTCACCTTTATTGTGGGACCAGCAGAAAATTCAATTCTGTTCAAACCTCCAAAAGCTGCGATTGTTTGATCTTGAGAACCGACGTTTTCTTTTATCAATTTTTGCTCAACATATATAGCATCCTGCGCAAGTTGAAGTTTATCCACCATTTTTCCTTCGAGGCCATAGAGAGAATTCAAAAAACCAACCGTAAAAGAAGAGCTTGACCCCAATCCGGACATTGCTGGAAGGTCCGCATTGTGTTGCATTTCCAGCCCCGACTCATGGCCTACAAACTTTAGGCACTCGCGAACCGAAGGATGATTTATTTGACTAATATTCCTTTTATGCTCCTGTTTTGTATACCTAATTCTATAGTTGTATTTGAAAAAAGGCGGCAAGTGACGGCATGTAACGTAACAATATTTATTAATCGAAGCGGCAATAACAGCACCGCCGCCATTTTTTTCATACCACGCCGGATAATCAGTACCACCGCCGAAAAATGAAATCCTAAAAGGAGTTCTTGAAATTACCATTTTGCTTGTACCATTCTACAGTCTTCTGCAACCCTTCCCTCAAAGTAGTATTTGATTTAAAGCCTACCAGCCTCCTCGCAAGGGAAACATCAATCAGTCTCTTTTTTATCATCGTCGGTTTAGTTTTATCAAAAACAATCTTGGCGTCATCAAAATTTTCAACTTCTATTAGAATTTTCAAAACATCCCTAACGCTCACCGGAATACCCGTGCCGATATTGAGCGGCTTAAACTTTTTAAGTTTCGTGACTACGAGCATTACTCCTTCGATAAAATCGTCAACATACATTAAGTCCTTCACATCTCGTCCGTCACCCCAAACTTCGATCGGATTATGCCTCTCGA is a genomic window containing:
- a CDS encoding N-acetylneuraminate synthase family protein; this encodes MPKASVTSNRKLQIGDRLISDGSDCFVVAEIGNNHQGDIETCERMFEMAKFCGVDAVKLQKRNNRFLYTQKFFNSPYNSENAFGPTYGLHRQALEFGKRQYLHLKRHAKKLGLIFFATAFDHKSADFLEDIDVDCFKIASGDITNTPLLSYVAKFKKPMIVSTGTGTLDDVRRAYETIVKYNKKLAILHCTAVYPAPAHLLNLKVIETYRREFPDIVIGFSNHFNGISVDPVAYTMGARIIEKHFTLDRSMRGTDHAFSLEPVGMKKLVRDLKRVREALGDGIKKAYEEEEGGKQKMGKSVVAARKLLAGQKIKQDDLAFKSPGTGIPPYLAEEFYGKVLKVNLRPDQELTLEYV
- a CDS encoding transketolase; the encoded protein is MPKKDSKYNRKLSYTPIGEIKRIKSRVKNPKHFCQILSDIFRINTLYMIERAGSGHVGTSFSSIDIATWLWLHQLKFPNEWQRNNFDIYFSSKGHDVPALYSILIGSERISFNFIHKLREVDGLPGHPDVNTPYIAANTGSLGMGVSKAMGMVKARRMDGKSGKVYVMCGDGELQEGAFWESLQPAVNGKFNEITVIVDHNKIQSDTWVRDVSDLGDLEGKLKAFGWEVERCSGHDFGQLKRVFDKFAKVKNKPQILIADTVKGKGVSFMEKVGEDGYYKFHSGAPAIEIYLSAQKEIAKRINLKLEKFGLKAIKFDTTDLPVRTVFEKPQRLVTAYGDELVKISRRNKNIIAMDADLVLDTGLIPFKNKFPQRYIECGIAEQHMASMAGGLALSGKLPVVHSFACFLSTRPNEQIYNNATENTKIIYVGSLAGLVPGGPGHSHQSVRDISTLGSIPNLTIIEPSCEQEARIAIRWAVEKNSGSTYIRLVSVPCQIPYSLRANYHLQKGRGVEILKGHDVAIISYGPVMLSEAYKAARSVVAQNLSVGVYNLPWLNEIDSNWLKKVVAKFPVIFTIDNHYLKMGQGDMIASAILKLKVRPEKLISLGLKEVPVCGQNLDVLKHHQLDSGSIAKLVKKVLDKNGKN
- a CDS encoding glycosyltransferase family 2 protein: MTIKNRGKSIEAILKNIEGLLNSSDELIVVDSLSKIDPAAFMKKYRKLVNVYISEPDISPTHAFNKGIMLARGKYIKNISDDDIIYPEAMEKAIKVLGKNKDIDLLICGGSKMIGRNIRQVYVPPGIEYGKNYEDFFNYGACGVGFITRRSSIPLIGLYPSRVSSDVAYALQSLERGGKVRFCRVNLFVHKVKANSTIIKNSKFAERDSYELMKQYCSAKFYYTFRIKNYLKSRFRMFRSSVERSPLLRVLLFPIRVVMIKKNLGTKMPILRWDGDFS
- a CDS encoding HAD hydrolase family protein, whose translation is MSKRQLVGVRAREVKLVVFDFDGVFTDNTVWVFEDGSEAVRCNRCDGIGLSKLRKAGILSWVISKEKNPVVRLRCRKLKIPCLTGVDEKRLALEQLLKRLNIEHKNTAYVGNDINDLECMTAVGLPISVSDAYEEVKAVSLYITQKAGGLGAVREICDLIVTSKNGSS
- a CDS encoding aldehyde dehydrogenase family protein; this translates as MVYPKKIFHFVGNKEITSASERFFSKINPDSGRVIADVARGNGQDVDKAITVASKALDGWRKISVVERSLILRNATVIMGQRRKEIAQIVSVETGKSLKDALGEVLAAVELGFFISGEGRRFYGRTTTSAVLNRFAMTVRSPIGVCALIVAANTPIANVAWKAYPALLCGNAAVMKPSEDTPYTAIWFARVLKEAGLPLGIFNVILGFGEEAGVALVEDSRVDLVSFTGSVPVGKYIQSTAGERLAKVCLELGGKNPFVVCDDADLDAACDAAVLSAFSNAGQRCASGSRIIVFDNVYEKFKKMLVVKTKNLKLGNSDSDDLGPVINSGQLEQMLLAVEKARSEGVRVLCGGLRLVDSSHKNGYYMVPTIIENANERASISQDELFGPITILFRVKDFAEALKLANNSVYGLTAAIHTKSIDRAEVFRSEIQAGVISINGPTHGSEPHMPFGGFKNSGNGFREPGTEALDVYSEWKTVYIKHDPENI
- a CDS encoding SDR family oxidoreductase; the protein is MAVLNLFNLEGKVAVVTGALGLLGPVWSRALLEAGATVVGVDQKYAVIPKTFSLLQEEYGNKLGLLRADVLNRKQVEKAFLDCKTKFGLPLILVNNAGIDQPPTKVQEGYKFEDIPYEIGEKILTVNVLGAFLMIQVFGSEMARAKKGSIINVGSLYASVSPDPHFYDHIDVDPPFLKPPMYGPSKAALLNLTKYVAVMWGKYNVRVNVISPGGVFNNQDRRFVKKFNARVPLRRMARSEDIAGPLVFMASDASRYITGENIKVDGGFTAL
- a CDS encoding GDP-mannose 4,6-dehydratase, with protein sequence MALRGKNVLVTGGCGFYGGHLVERLVNLGCNVFVTDLLIHPKSYFLQQKLDEKVVFEYCDIGNFDHINSVITKNEIDLVFHLAAVTTVDAAFHNPRQTVISNVVGTTNVLESCRLYGKVEGVLFTSTDKAYGKLPRVSEKNPISGDHPYEVSKSSADLIARSYFKTYNLPVVVTRFGNVYGEGDLNFNRLIPGIMESVVKNKELKIRSNGKYIRDYVYVKDVVDATLTLANNISKVQGEAFNVSSLENLSVIDVVKRVENILGEKIKYRILSTAVNEIPTQSVNFNKIRKAFGWKPNHNFKTSMGDILTWYREYFDLH
- a CDS encoding sugar phosphate nucleotidyltransferase, with translation MAKIKTVILCGGIGYRLKEETEFKPKPMVEVGGRPILWHILKMYSHWGFNDFIIALGYKGNLVKDYFINKKYYDNDFTINTSTHKVKHKNGLLEKMNITFVDTGLESKTGERLRRVKNYIDGNYFMVTYGDGLSDINIRDLVKFHMRKKTLGTVTGVYPQLKYGGLDANGDGLVSDFEKKAKIRQLINGGFMVFKKGVFNYIKPDSMIEEVFEPLVSKRQLALYEHRGFFHAMDTYQDMNDLNEMWRENPAWKIWR
- a CDS encoding acylneuraminate cytidylyltransferase family protein, translating into MTQKISKGKNLKVLGVVGARSGSRSIPNKNIKPLLGKPLMAWIIEAAKRSKYITRLVLSTDSHKYAKIGKNYGAEVPFLRPKKYAGDRADDITYLTHAVRWLEKNEGWIPNIILRLPPTAPLCRTDSIDACIELLLNDKKATSARTIKTAPKHPYKLWRVDGVELKPFVPKELTGFNEPSNIARQLLPQAFAHVDVIAVRYETLMKDKLLTGKRIRFVMLDENSSVDIDNEIDFQLAELVLKNNL